In the Paenibacillus sp. FSL H7-0357 genome, one interval contains:
- a CDS encoding helix-turn-helix domain-containing protein: MENRMNLIFDAASQLFINKGYARTQMKDIAKEIGLSTGMLYVYFTGKRDILSFLLKGTIEPAFVTQEFELPIRSELFDSLDNEIMEAFEQNTKAFSAHLDDITNYPLEIMLSDAFDVISKYGIGCLLIEKNPDDLGKLTGYYKEYRQKFYHQVLSYITQYMQNGTFRQVEFPQYVTRLIIETLSWWGMHITNDAFETQKNITVETAKNICMDNLLHAYKQ, from the coding sequence ATGGAAAATAGAATGAATTTGATATTTGACGCGGCTAGTCAATTATTTATCAACAAAGGTTATGCACGGACACAAATGAAAGACATCGCAAAAGAAATTGGTTTGTCAACTGGTATGCTTTATGTCTACTTTACAGGGAAAAGAGATATATTGAGTTTTCTTCTGAAAGGAACAATAGAACCAGCGTTTGTTACACAGGAATTTGAATTGCCAATTCGATCCGAACTATTTGATTCTTTAGATAACGAGATCATGGAAGCATTTGAACAAAATACAAAAGCTTTTTCTGCTCATCTTGATGATATTACAAATTATCCTTTGGAAATAATGTTGTCCGACGCATTTGACGTTATTTCAAAGTACGGAATCGGTTGCTTACTCATTGAAAAAAATCCAGACGACTTAGGAAAGTTGACGGGTTATTATAAAGAGTACCGCCAGAAATTTTATCATCAGGTTCTATCTTATATCACGCAATACATGCAGAACGGAACGTTCCGTCAGGTAGAGTTTCCGCAATATGTCACACGCTTAATCATCGAAACCCTATCATGGTGGGGAATGCACATTACAAATGACGCTTTCGAGACGCAAAAGAATATTACAGTTGAAACAGCCAAAAACATATGTATGGATAACCTGCTTCACGCATACAAGCAGTAA
- a CDS encoding alpha/beta fold hydrolase, with protein sequence MLADVTHGGTWYIGVLAAPNIPEMLLSGREREFLGQFVFPTMSATPRAITEADIDEFVRTYSRPNGWRGAIGLYQSMLQEGEDIAALASAHKLSVPVLAIGAGGGEFTFATMSQVASGEVRSVSLDGVGHYAALEAPEKVAVALLEFFDSMDTASLESEK encoded by the coding sequence ATGCTGGCCGATGTCACACATGGTGGTACCTGGTACATCGGCGTTCTTGCTGCTCCGAACATCCCCGAGATGCTGCTCTCCGGACGCGAACGTGAGTTCCTTGGACAATTCGTATTCCCAACCATGAGCGCGACACCAAGGGCAATCACCGAAGCCGACATCGACGAGTTCGTACGCACCTACTCCCGTCCCAACGGTTGGCGCGGAGCGATTGGCCTCTACCAGTCTATGCTTCAGGAGGGCGAAGACATTGCAGCTCTCGCCTCCGCCCACAAATTGAGTGTGCCCGTGCTAGCAATCGGAGCCGGTGGAGGTGAGTTTACCTTTGCAACAATGAGCCAGGTAGCGTCGGGCGAAGTCCGGTCGGTTTCTCTTGATGGCGTCGGCCACTATGCAGCACTGGAGGCACCTGAGAAGGTGGCAGTTGCTCTTCTCGAATTCTTTGATAGCATGGATACTGCATCACTCGAATCAGAGAAATAA
- the rlmH gene encoding 23S rRNA (pseudouridine(1915)-N(3))-methyltransferase RlmH: MLIQIIGVGKLKEKYLTDGIAEYAKRLTPYLKLQLIEVADEKAPDNLSAAEVVQVKAREGERILAHIKSEAHVIALAIDGKLWSSEELAAEIDRLGTYGTSHVAFVIGGSHGLSDEVLRRAQQRMSFGRMTLPHQLMRLVLVEQVYRAVKINRGEPYHK, from the coding sequence ATGTTAATTCAAATTATCGGTGTGGGCAAATTGAAGGAGAAATATCTGACCGACGGCATCGCGGAGTATGCCAAGCGGCTGACGCCGTACCTCAAGCTCCAGCTCATCGAAGTAGCCGATGAGAAAGCGCCCGACAACCTAAGCGCCGCAGAGGTTGTCCAGGTTAAGGCACGCGAAGGCGAACGCATCCTCGCGCACATCAAGAGCGAGGCGCATGTTATTGCGCTCGCGATCGACGGCAAGCTCTGGAGCTCCGAGGAGCTTGCCGCAGAGATCGACCGGCTCGGCACCTACGGGACGAGCCATGTCGCCTTCGTCATCGGAGGCAGCCACGGGCTCTCCGATGAGGTCCTGCGCCGCGCCCAGCAGCGCATGAGCTTCGGCCGCATGACGCTGCCCCATCAGCTCATGCGGCTGGTGCTGGTAGAGCAGGTGTATCGGGCGGTGAAGATAAATCGGGGGGAACCGTACCACAAGTAA
- a CDS encoding helix-turn-helix transcriptional regulator, with protein MQKNKARRAWQDLTVLLLRLLWSIAVVILMYLDKPDFPLWLVLPAVLLGGLIPSWVGRDFKTRYILLEFIFAGGIAFALAYYFGLTRLFLPAVMMLAFHTRGKAHLYTLPITLLLYSLSAGPAIGEGLSHPLIWKSLSDGLFVYAAGYGLQMGAKSINAIRQKLTLVNEQYTILEQYSSQIERMTLLEERYRMAGEVHDTIGHSYTSMILGLETLRPHVATEEGEHKLQSVLELARKGLEDVRRQVHQMDPLEEPVTLDRALMQIAGQFESNTGVALSFRTMGEPYAVIKQAKHTLCRSLQEALTNASRHGQASAIRVVLQYDPAQLMLQIQDNGKGTAQLRYGFGLTGMKERLAALQGKLYIDSQENDGTLVTCMIPNQTQEGERRIDILLADDQPLVRESLRLLLGEEKDFRIRTAASGKQALEQCAAEQPDIVLMDIHMPEMDGLEATRQLKEKWPEIRVIIITTFEEITYAAEALRLGAEGYLLKALHPKELAATIRLVYGGGTMISQEVAQQLFQDQQLDTSLNPYDLTERELEVLQELTEGLRNKQIAQKLHLSEGTVRNYISAIYLKLQVGDRDEAVEKSRKEQLVQPRA; from the coding sequence ATGCAAAAAAATAAAGCCCGGCGGGCGTGGCAAGATCTAACCGTTCTGCTCTTACGCCTGTTATGGAGCATAGCGGTCGTTATATTGATGTATCTGGATAAGCCGGATTTCCCGCTCTGGCTGGTGCTGCCAGCGGTATTGCTGGGCGGCTTAATTCCTTCATGGGTTGGACGGGATTTCAAGACGCGGTATATTCTTCTGGAATTTATATTCGCAGGCGGGATCGCGTTCGCGCTGGCGTACTATTTTGGCTTAACGCGATTATTCCTGCCTGCTGTAATGATGCTTGCCTTCCATACCCGGGGCAAGGCGCACTTATATACGCTTCCAATCACCTTATTGCTGTACAGCTTAAGCGCCGGACCCGCCATAGGGGAAGGACTGTCGCACCCGCTGATCTGGAAGAGCCTCTCGGATGGGTTGTTCGTCTACGCAGCCGGATATGGATTGCAGATGGGAGCGAAGTCAATCAACGCGATCCGGCAAAAGCTGACGCTAGTCAACGAGCAATATACCATTCTGGAGCAGTATTCCTCTCAGATTGAACGCATGACCCTGCTGGAGGAACGTTACCGGATGGCCGGGGAAGTGCATGATACGATTGGACACAGCTATACTTCGATGATTCTGGGCCTGGAAACGCTGAGGCCGCATGTAGCCACGGAGGAAGGAGAGCATAAGCTTCAGAGTGTTCTGGAGCTAGCCCGCAAGGGGCTGGAAGATGTGAGGCGGCAGGTCCATCAGATGGACCCGCTGGAGGAGCCGGTGACGTTGGACCGGGCTTTGATGCAGATTGCCGGGCAGTTCGAATCCAATACGGGGGTCGCATTGTCGTTCCGCACGATGGGCGAGCCTTATGCGGTGATTAAGCAGGCCAAACATACGTTATGCCGTTCGCTGCAGGAGGCACTGACCAATGCCAGCAGGCATGGGCAGGCGAGTGCCATCCGGGTGGTCCTGCAATATGATCCGGCCCAGCTCATGCTGCAGATTCAGGATAACGGCAAGGGAACTGCTCAGCTGCGCTACGGCTTCGGCCTCACCGGTATGAAGGAGCGTCTAGCGGCATTGCAGGGCAAGCTATATATTGATTCCCAGGAAAATGACGGCACGCTGGTAACCTGTATGATCCCGAATCAGACGCAGGAAGGGGAGCGGCGGATTGATATCCTGCTGGCTGACGATCAGCCGCTGGTCCGCGAGAGTCTGAGGCTGCTGCTTGGAGAGGAGAAGGATTTCCGGATCCGTACTGCCGCGAGTGGCAAGCAGGCACTGGAGCAATGCGCCGCCGAGCAGCCGGATATTGTCCTGATGGATATTCACATGCCGGAAATGGACGGCCTGGAGGCTACCCGGCAGCTTAAGGAGAAGTGGCCGGAGATCCGGGTCATTATCATTACAACCTTCGAGGAGATTACCTATGCGGCGGAAGCACTGCGGCTTGGCGCTGAGGGCTATCTGCTAAAGGCACTCCATCCGAAGGAATTGGCGGCGACGATCCGCCTGGTCTACGGAGGCGGTACGATGATCTCGCAGGAGGTGGCCCAGCAGCTGTTCCAGGATCAGCAGTTGGATACTTCACTTAATCCGTATGACCTGACCGAGCGGGAGCTGGAGGTTCTGCAAGAATTAACGGAAGGGCTGCGCAATAAGCAGATTGCCCAAAAGCTGCATCTGTCAGAGGGAACCGTCCGAAACTATATTTCGGCGATTTATTTGAAGCTTCAGGTGGGCGACCGCGACGAGGCCGTAGAGAAGAGCAGGAAAGAGCAGCTGGTGCAGCCTCGGGCATAG
- a CDS encoding ABC transporter ATP-binding protein has product MPLLQIRDLTKVIGRKTLVDHVSLEMEKGEIMGLLGPNGAGKTTTIRMIVGLVSKSEGQVIIDGIDTRQQFSAAMGKVGVIVEQPDLYKYLSGYDNLILFSRMSPGVTEDRLKEIIKLVGLELSISAKVSTYSLGMRQRLGLAVALMHKPSLLLLDEPTNGLDPAGIHELREHLKNLARQENVGILISSHLMSEMEMMCDRVAVLQQGKLIGVHRLSELVQEDDALVQFEVDRPELAVQVLQAFLSGAEITAGHNQLRVRLPKNRIPEISQKLLDSGINVYGVNTVKRTLEDKYLEITGGQGH; this is encoded by the coding sequence TTGCCGCTGCTTCAAATACGGGATCTGACCAAGGTCATTGGCCGCAAAACTCTTGTAGACCATGTATCACTGGAAATGGAAAAAGGAGAAATCATGGGCCTGCTGGGCCCCAACGGAGCTGGAAAAACAACGACAATCCGCATGATCGTGGGACTGGTCTCCAAATCGGAAGGACAGGTCATTATTGACGGAATCGACACCCGGCAGCAATTCTCCGCAGCTATGGGCAAGGTTGGCGTTATCGTGGAACAGCCCGATCTGTACAAATATTTATCCGGATATGACAATCTGATCCTCTTCTCAAGAATGAGTCCGGGCGTCACTGAGGACCGGCTGAAGGAGATTATCAAGCTTGTAGGACTGGAGCTGAGCATTTCTGCGAAAGTCAGTACCTACTCGCTGGGGATGCGGCAGCGTCTCGGCCTGGCTGTAGCGCTGATGCATAAGCCCTCTCTGCTGCTGCTGGATGAACCGACCAATGGCCTTGATCCGGCGGGCATCCACGAGCTGCGGGAGCATCTGAAGAATCTGGCCCGCCAGGAGAATGTCGGCATTCTGATCTCCAGCCATCTGATGTCGGAAATGGAGATGATGTGCGACCGCGTTGCCGTGCTCCAGCAAGGCAAGCTGATCGGAGTGCATCGTTTGTCGGAGCTGGTTCAGGAGGATGACGCGCTCGTCCAGTTCGAGGTTGACCGGCCCGAGCTGGCGGTGCAAGTACTGCAAGCGTTCCTGTCAGGTGCGGAAATTACTGCCGGCCACAACCAGCTTCGTGTACGCCTACCCAAGAACCGCATTCCCGAAATCAGCCAGAAGCTGCTGGATTCAGGCATCAACGTATACGGGGTGAACACGGTGAAGCGGACGCTTGAAGACAAATACCTTGAGATTACAGGAGGACAAGGACATTGA
- a CDS encoding ABC transporter permease subunit, with the protein MKLINYIRNENMKIYKRKRTWVLIALVAVFVILQIINVRAGDGGTAAADWRSQLEQENHRLAEEAAEPDALQIEIRQAEKNILLNEYSLQHNLPPETNAWSFAGDLSGNIIVAVSLISIIIAGEIAAAEFVSGTIKLLLTRSASRTEVYTAKYIAAILFGLGLTLLGLLLSLLFGGIMFGWGGLGDSYMYVRDHTVHQTPMLLSILGSYLFHLPFLLISVTLAFMISAGFRSPIFAIVIPLFVSVAGFVISIAMNGWTWTRFFIFSHSDLSGYFLGDPAVKGMTLGFSLAFIGLHLAVMHLLSHTLFVKRDVS; encoded by the coding sequence TTGAAGCTGATCAACTATATCCGAAATGAGAATATGAAGATTTACAAAAGAAAACGCACCTGGGTGCTCATTGCTCTCGTTGCAGTCTTCGTCATCCTTCAGATCATCAATGTGCGTGCTGGAGATGGGGGCACCGCTGCGGCAGACTGGAGGTCGCAGCTTGAGCAGGAGAATCACCGGCTGGCAGAGGAAGCTGCCGAACCGGATGCGTTGCAGATTGAAATACGGCAAGCGGAGAAAAACATTTTGCTGAACGAGTACTCCCTGCAGCATAATTTGCCGCCTGAGACGAATGCCTGGAGCTTTGCGGGGGATCTTTCAGGAAACATTATAGTTGCCGTCTCGCTGATCTCAATCATTATTGCCGGAGAGATTGCAGCTGCCGAATTTGTGTCCGGCACGATCAAGCTGCTGCTGACCCGCTCGGCCAGCCGGACAGAGGTGTATACCGCCAAATATATTGCCGCGATCCTGTTCGGACTGGGGTTGACGCTGCTCGGCCTTCTGCTCTCCCTGCTGTTCGGGGGAATCATGTTCGGCTGGGGCGGTCTTGGAGACAGCTATATGTATGTGCGGGATCACACCGTGCACCAAACGCCCATGCTGCTTTCAATCCTTGGCAGTTACTTGTTCCATCTGCCGTTTCTGTTGATTTCAGTTACATTGGCTTTTATGATATCTGCGGGTTTTCGCAGTCCTATCTTTGCTATCGTCATTCCCTTGTTCGTTTCCGTGGCCGGATTTGTCATTTCCATCGCCATGAACGGCTGGACGTGGACCCGTTTCTTTATTTTCTCCCATTCCGACCTTAGCGGTTATTTCTTGGGTGATCCGGCGGTGAAAGGCATGACGCTCGGCTTCTCTCTGGCTTTTATAGGACTTCATCTGGCAGTCATGCATCTTCTTTCGCACACCCTGTTCGTCAAACGTGATGTCTCATAA
- a CDS encoding DUF4097 family beta strand repeat-containing protein — translation MRWTWRLLIVGCLLLVTACSKGAETSSTQKLELQADKLTKLVIDNRNGEIEVNGADTDTIEVTAVVTAKGISMDKLKLKLRAEEATAYLDASFGGQMLAMGSGAVDLEITLPRELAVKLDSHRDGKLKVADLSAPLEVDNVNGDLEVIDTKGPVTLSSRDGDITVRNIGTDVDIDNINGHVVVTQVEGSAEVAVGDGSLDMDHITGDAVISQTGNGEIKLGTIGGNVSRK, via the coding sequence ATGCGCTGGACATGGAGATTATTAATCGTAGGTTGCCTGCTGCTAGTAACCGCTTGTAGCAAGGGCGCAGAAACATCGTCAACTCAGAAGCTTGAACTGCAGGCTGACAAGCTGACGAAGCTGGTTATAGATAACCGCAACGGAGAAATTGAAGTAAACGGTGCAGACACGGATACGATTGAAGTCACCGCCGTGGTCACCGCCAAAGGCATAAGTATGGATAAATTGAAGCTGAAGCTGCGGGCAGAAGAGGCTACTGCTTATTTGGATGCTTCCTTTGGCGGCCAGATGCTGGCTATGGGTTCCGGGGCCGTAGATCTGGAGATTACACTTCCGCGTGAACTCGCTGTGAAGCTGGACTCGCATAGAGATGGCAAACTTAAGGTTGCCGATCTCTCGGCTCCGCTGGAGGTGGACAACGTGAACGGAGATCTGGAGGTTATCGACACCAAAGGTCCGGTAACACTCTCCAGCCGGGACGGCGATATCACCGTGCGCAATATTGGTACCGATGTTGATATCGATAATATCAATGGACATGTTGTGGTAACCCAAGTAGAAGGTTCGGCCGAGGTTGCTGTCGGAGACGGGTCCCTGGATATGGATCACATTACGGGCGATGCCGTGATTTCCCAGACCGGGAATGGTGAAATTAAGCTTGGAACCATTGGCGGAAACGTTAGCCGGAAATAG
- a CDS encoding sensor histidine kinase, with the protein MKMKRRLTLRFVLHSAIAGMVVLLIAAITVMWVLLRLSEINLTDNFVSVGLERLVESSEFGADGIIFDPKLLEQVKQNKGWLQSLDENGKVEKSYNTPSDVPAQYNPGELAAYWQQQQQGFPYDVYLWIQEKHGRMYTLLYGVPEVLKPLLQAVSEEPSSYAEGKLLLSAKTESRIQALGGYVQLLNPEGSEVAAFNRPDSAPAKYTVQELALRSKYEGRYGYRMAFDYNEDTGQTWVVSLPNDAAKSSAKAPLISAEMRIVLTGIAGMLGATLLIFALLSFLNARRFGAPMFHMLAWLDSLGQGSYDEPVDRKGRPRSRLKSGKWKRRYSIFADVMLSLDQLTEILRRDEDRRQRTETLREEWITGITHDLKTPLSSIKGYAHLLAEDTYDWSSEEVRKFSAIMLEKSAHMDTLISDLAITYRLRSGIHVPQTEAVEMRAWLGNALEQAAANPEYGEGRIIYQSPDTEITARIYRPWMERVVGNLTANALLHNSSDTQLTVTLSAMDTGGLVIIFRDNGQGMDEQTAANLFERYYRGGDTASTTNGSGLGMAISKGLVEAMGGQITVSSAPGKGTEIRLIWDGLAAAISG; encoded by the coding sequence ATGAAGATGAAAAGGCGTCTGACCCTCCGGTTCGTGCTGCATTCGGCCATCGCCGGAATGGTTGTGCTGCTTATTGCGGCAATCACCGTCATGTGGGTGCTGCTGCGGCTTTCGGAGATTAATCTCACCGATAATTTTGTTTCTGTGGGTTTGGAAAGGCTGGTTGAGTCCTCCGAGTTCGGAGCGGACGGCATTATCTTCGACCCGAAGCTGCTGGAGCAGGTCAAGCAAAATAAAGGCTGGCTGCAAAGTCTGGATGAGAACGGAAAAGTAGAGAAGTCCTACAACACGCCTTCTGATGTTCCGGCGCAGTATAATCCGGGAGAGCTGGCCGCCTATTGGCAGCAGCAGCAGCAGGGTTTCCCGTATGACGTCTACCTCTGGATTCAGGAGAAACACGGCAGAATGTACACGCTTCTCTATGGGGTGCCTGAGGTGCTTAAGCCGCTATTGCAAGCGGTCAGCGAAGAACCTTCCTCCTATGCGGAGGGGAAGCTGCTGCTTTCAGCGAAGACAGAAAGCCGGATCCAGGCGCTTGGCGGTTATGTGCAGCTGCTTAATCCGGAGGGCAGTGAGGTGGCGGCTTTTAACCGGCCGGATTCTGCTCCAGCCAAATATACTGTACAAGAGCTTGCCTTGCGCTCGAAGTATGAGGGAAGATACGGATACCGTATGGCGTTTGACTATAATGAAGATACCGGCCAGACCTGGGTGGTAAGCTTGCCCAATGATGCGGCGAAGTCATCGGCCAAGGCCCCCCTGATCTCCGCAGAAATGCGTATTGTACTGACTGGAATTGCCGGGATGCTGGGGGCGACGCTGCTGATCTTTGCGCTTCTGTCCTTCTTGAACGCGCGCCGCTTCGGCGCTCCGATGTTCCATATGCTGGCCTGGCTCGATTCCCTCGGGCAGGGCTCTTATGACGAACCGGTGGACCGCAAAGGCCGTCCGCGCAGCCGGCTGAAGTCAGGCAAGTGGAAGCGGCGTTATTCTATCTTTGCCGATGTCATGCTGTCATTGGACCAGCTGACTGAGATTCTGCGGCGTGACGAGGACCGGCGGCAGCGGACAGAGACCCTGCGGGAAGAATGGATTACCGGCATTACCCATGATTTGAAAACCCCGCTCTCCTCCATTAAAGGCTATGCCCATTTGCTCGCCGAGGATACTTATGACTGGTCCTCTGAAGAAGTCCGCAAGTTCTCTGCAATCATGCTGGAGAAGTCGGCGCATATGGATACGCTGATCAGCGATTTGGCCATTACCTACCGGCTGAGGTCGGGTATTCATGTCCCGCAGACCGAGGCCGTGGAGATGAGAGCCTGGCTTGGCAATGCGCTGGAACAGGCCGCAGCCAACCCGGAGTATGGAGAGGGGCGGATCATTTATCAATCCCCTGACACAGAAATTACCGCCAGGATCTATCGGCCTTGGATGGAGAGGGTCGTCGGCAATTTAACGGCCAATGCGCTGCTGCATAATTCTTCGGATACGCAGCTTACCGTAACACTGAGTGCGATGGATACCGGCGGATTGGTTATTATTTTCCGCGACAATGGCCAGGGGATGGATGAGCAGACGGCGGCGAATTTATTCGAGCGGTATTACCGCGGGGGAGATACGGCTTCCACAACGAACGGTTCGGGTCTGGGCATGGCGATCTCCAAGGGCTTGGTTGAGGCGATGGGTGGACAGATCACCGTGAGTTCCGCCCCCGGCAAAGGAACGGAAATCCGGCTTATTTGGGATGGTCTGGCGGCTGCTATTTCCGGCTAA